In the Candidatus Rhodoblastus alkanivorans genome, one interval contains:
- a CDS encoding protein meaA, with translation MTTTAPGRDKPWIFRTYAGHSTAVESNKLYRSNLAKGQTGLSIAFDLPTQTGYDSDHPLSRGEVGKVGVPVSHLGDMNNLFEGIPIAQMNTSMTINATAPWLLSLYIAAADAQGAPRTMLQGTTQNDIIKEYLSRGTYVFPPGPSLRLTKDVILFTTKEVPKWNPMNVCSYHLQEAGATPVQELSYALATAVAILDMVKSSGEVSDADFGEVVGRISFFLNAGMRFVTELAKVRAFTELWDELTHDRYGVKEEKFRRFRYGVQVNSLGLTEQQPENNVYRILIETLAVVLSKKARARAVQLPAWNEALGLPRPFDQQWSLRLQQILAYETDLLEYGDLFDGSVELTKKVDELKREALAELATIDAMGGAVAAVESGYLKSKLVESNTRRLEAIEAGDQTVIGVNRFTETEPSPLTTGDGAILVVPHRVEAEQIERLTAWREQRDGAAVANALAALRAAAQEGRNIMEPSIVAAKAGVTTGEWGQTLREVFGEFRAPTGVGRSARQSGGSLDPVRAEVERVSKKLGRRIKFLVGKPGLDGHSNGAEQIAVRARDAGMEVVYEGIRLTPAEIVNAALEEGVHVVGLSILSGSHVPLVRDVLERMKALGIADVPVIVGGIIPSEDEKLLLSEGVAAVYTPKDYELNAIMADIVRVVENSAVPA, from the coding sequence ATGACGACGACAGCTCCTGGTCGCGACAAGCCCTGGATTTTCCGAACCTATGCGGGTCATTCGACGGCGGTCGAGTCGAACAAGCTTTATCGGAGTAATTTGGCGAAAGGCCAGACTGGCTTGTCCATCGCTTTCGACCTGCCGACGCAGACGGGCTATGATTCCGATCATCCCTTGTCCCGCGGCGAAGTCGGCAAGGTCGGCGTCCCGGTCTCCCATCTCGGCGATATGAACAATTTGTTCGAAGGGATTCCGATCGCGCAAATGAACACTTCGATGACGATCAACGCGACGGCTCCCTGGCTCCTGTCGCTCTATATCGCCGCAGCTGACGCGCAAGGCGCTCCCCGCACTATGCTGCAGGGCACGACGCAAAACGACATCATCAAGGAATATCTGTCCCGTGGAACTTATGTCTTTCCGCCCGGCCCGTCGCTGCGTTTGACGAAGGATGTCATTCTGTTCACGACGAAAGAGGTTCCCAAGTGGAATCCGATGAATGTCTGCTCCTATCATTTGCAGGAAGCCGGCGCGACGCCGGTGCAGGAACTTTCTTATGCGCTCGCGACAGCCGTCGCCATTCTCGATATGGTCAAAAGCTCGGGGGAGGTTTCCGACGCTGATTTTGGCGAGGTCGTTGGACGCATCTCCTTCTTTCTCAACGCCGGCATGCGTTTCGTCACGGAACTCGCCAAGGTTCGCGCCTTCACGGAACTCTGGGACGAACTCACGCACGACCGCTATGGCGTGAAGGAGGAAAAGTTCCGCCGTTTCCGCTATGGCGTTCAGGTCAATTCCTTGGGCCTGACGGAACAGCAGCCCGAAAACAACGTCTATCGAATCCTCATCGAAACGCTCGCGGTCGTGTTGTCGAAGAAGGCGCGCGCCAGGGCCGTTCAGCTCCCCGCCTGGAACGAGGCGCTGGGATTGCCTCGGCCCTTCGACCAGCAATGGTCGCTGCGCTTGCAACAGATTCTGGCTTACGAGACCGATCTGCTGGAATATGGCGATCTTTTCGACGGTTCGGTCGAATTGACGAAGAAGGTCGATGAACTCAAACGGGAAGCTCTCGCGGAGCTTGCCACCATCGACGCAATGGGCGGCGCGGTCGCCGCGGTCGAATCCGGATATCTCAAATCCAAGCTTGTCGAATCGAATACGCGTCGGTTGGAGGCGATCGAGGCGGGCGACCAAACCGTCATTGGGGTAAACAGGTTTACCGAAACGGAGCCATCGCCGCTCACGACGGGCGACGGCGCGATCCTAGTTGTTCCGCATCGTGTCGAGGCCGAACAAATCGAACGCCTCACGGCATGGCGCGAACAACGCGACGGCGCCGCCGTCGCCAATGCGCTCGCCGCTTTGCGGGCAGCCGCGCAGGAAGGTCGAAATATCATGGAGCCGTCGATCGTGGCGGCCAAGGCGGGGGTGACCACTGGCGAGTGGGGCCAGACCCTGCGCGAGGTCTTTGGCGAATTCCGCGCGCCGACGGGCGTTGGACGTAGCGCGCGGCAGTCCGGCGGTTCGCTCGACCCGGTTCGAGCGGAGGTAGAGCGGGTTTCAAAGAAGCTTGGGCGCCGCATCAAATTTCTGGTGGGAAAGCCGGGCCTCGACGGCCATTCCAATGGCGCCGAACAAATAGCGGTTCGGGCTCGTGACGCCGGCATGGAAGTGGTTTACGAGGGGATCCGCCTTACACCCGCGGAAATCGTGAACGCCGCTCTCGAGGAAGGCGTGCACGTTGTGGGGCTTTCAATCCTTTCTGGCTCGCATGTGCCGCTCGTCCGCGATGTCCTGGAACGAATGAAAGCGCTAGGAATAGCTGATGTGCCGGTCATCGTCGGCGGCATCATCCCGTCCGAAGATGAGAAACTGCTGTTGTCCGAAGGCGTAGCCGCTGTTTATACGCCCAAGGATTACGAACTGAACGCCATTATGGCCGACATCGTCCGCGTCGTCGAGAACAGCGCCGTTCCGGCGTGA
- the ccrA gene encoding crotonyl-CoA carboxylase/reductase: MVGDSIWENEAFARRKPFGVDPATISSGYERQESVLSNETPTAGGANAANQPVLKDLYAIGEIPPLGHVPKNMHAWVIRKERHGPPESAMQLEVVPTWELDSHDVLVLVMAAGVNYNGVWAALGEPISTLDVHKLPYHIAGSDASGIVWAVGSKVKRWKVGDEVVVHCNQDDGDDEECNGGDPMFSSSQRIWGYETPDGSFAQFCRVQDRQLMVRPKHLTWEESACYTLTLATAYRMLFGHEPHRLKPGDNVLVWGASGGLGVFGVQLIAAAGANAIGIISDESKRDYVLSLGAKGVVNRKDFKCWGQLPKVNSTEYNDWLKEARRFGKAIWDITGKKDVDIVFEHPGEATFPVSTLVVKRGGMVVFCAGTSGFNLTFDARYVWMRQKRIQGSHFAHLKQAAAANNFVVDRRVDPCMSEVFPWEQIPLAHTKMWKNQHAPGNMAVLVNSTQSGLRTLEDVIDAGKSR, encoded by the coding sequence ATGGTCGGCGATTCCATTTGGGAGAACGAGGCGTTTGCTCGTCGGAAGCCCTTTGGAGTCGATCCTGCAACGATCTCAAGCGGTTATGAACGACAGGAGTCAGTATTGAGCAATGAAACGCCGACGGCGGGCGGCGCGAATGCCGCGAACCAGCCGGTCCTCAAAGACCTCTATGCCATTGGAGAGATTCCTCCGCTCGGCCACGTGCCGAAAAACATGCACGCCTGGGTAATTCGCAAGGAACGGCACGGCCCCCCGGAATCCGCGATGCAGCTCGAAGTCGTGCCGACCTGGGAACTGGACAGCCATGACGTCCTCGTCCTCGTCATGGCCGCAGGCGTCAATTACAACGGCGTTTGGGCGGCCCTGGGCGAACCGATCTCCACGCTTGATGTGCATAAATTGCCGTACCATATCGCGGGCTCCGACGCTTCCGGCATCGTCTGGGCGGTCGGATCGAAGGTGAAGCGTTGGAAGGTCGGCGACGAAGTCGTCGTGCACTGCAATCAAGACGACGGCGATGACGAGGAATGCAACGGCGGCGATCCGATGTTTTCATCTTCGCAGCGGATCTGGGGCTATGAAACCCCCGACGGTTCGTTCGCCCAATTCTGTCGCGTTCAGGACCGTCAATTGATGGTTCGCCCCAAACACCTCACTTGGGAAGAAAGCGCCTGCTACACTTTGACGCTGGCGACAGCTTATCGGATGCTTTTCGGTCACGAGCCCCATCGCCTCAAGCCGGGCGACAATGTCCTCGTATGGGGCGCATCCGGCGGCCTTGGCGTTTTCGGCGTGCAATTGATCGCCGCCGCAGGAGCCAACGCAATTGGCATCATTTCAGACGAGTCGAAACGCGACTATGTCCTTTCGCTGGGAGCCAAAGGCGTCGTCAATCGCAAGGACTTCAAGTGTTGGGGACAATTGCCTAAGGTCAATTCCACCGAATACAACGACTGGCTCAAGGAAGCCCGACGTTTCGGCAAAGCGATCTGGGATATAACCGGAAAGAAAGACGTCGATATCGTCTTCGAACATCCTGGAGAAGCGACGTTCCCGGTTTCGACGCTGGTCGTGAAACGCGGCGGAATGGTTGTTTTTTGCGCCGGCACGAGCGGTTTCAACCTGACGTTCGATGCGCGCTATGTCTGGATGCGCCAAAAGCGAATTCAGGGTTCGCACTTCGCCCATCTCAAACAAGCCGCCGCAGCCAATAATTTCGTCGTCGATCGTCGCGTCGATCCCTGCATGTCGGAGGTCTTTCCTTGGGAGCAGATTCCGTTGGCGCATACCAAGATGTGGAAAAACCAACATGCGCCTGGCAACATGGCCGTCCTGGTCAACTCCACGCAATCGGGCCTTCGGACGTTGGAGGATGTGATCGACGCGGGTAAATCGCGCTGA
- a CDS encoding ISAs1 family transposase, producing MIASGNHLLTQVKDNQPKLRRRLELGSMGRKPSGSATSKSSGRNRWETRELTVFPAKAWFRHTPWEKLIKTVLRLERTVCKRDPTTGLCRQTSEVVFWVSSLNGPTPEQWNEWIRGHWPIENSSHYVRDVAFAEDASRIRKNPDIAARLRSFAYNLLRAAGCDNIKNARWRAALDLNLILAMPGLY from the coding sequence GTGATCGCTTCGGGCAATCATCTGCTCACGCAAGTCAAGGACAACCAGCCGAAATTGCGCCGCCGGCTCGAACTTGGATCAATGGGGCGCAAGCCGAGCGGCTCCGCGACGAGCAAGTCCTCAGGCCGCAATCGCTGGGAAACGCGGGAACTTACGGTGTTTCCGGCCAAGGCGTGGTTCCGCCACACGCCGTGGGAAAAGCTGATCAAGACCGTCCTGCGGCTGGAGCGCACCGTCTGCAAACGCGATCCCACGACCGGGCTTTGCCGGCAAACGAGTGAGGTCGTCTTTTGGGTGTCATCGCTCAACGGTCCGACGCCCGAACAGTGGAATGAATGGATACGCGGCCATTGGCCGATCGAAAACTCCAGCCATTATGTGCGCGATGTCGCGTTCGCCGAGGACGCCTCACGCATTCGCAAGAATCCGGATATCGCCGCCCGCCTGCGTTCTTTCGCCTACAACCTGCTCAGGGCCGCCGGATGCGACAACATCAAAAATGCCCGCTGGCGCGCCGCGCTCGACCTCAATCTCATCCTCGCCATGCCAGGATTGTATTGA
- a CDS encoding DNA translocase FtsK, with product MRATTFGFGEILPESAREFALRRLQEFVGLAVMALTVALGVALATWSISDPSLNHATNAAVHNLLGAKGAIVADLVMQMLGVSAIVLLAPLGMFGWRVFSHRGVGGIARFLVYWFVGVFSAAAVASLLPMTDRWPLPTGLGGVIGDALVVLPKRYFSPFGLALSGVTYLAIAILSLAASLGPGAPDQENDEKIDATDSGAQRDSSKAPPNVHSTIARDSTPFPKFFSTLSLLQSIFRLPHRGAKPNHEIAGRQFNELRSTFEYPPKTIAEAHTGATGEGSSYTVENQGKRFEPVGHGKKRLQIGPSDSSAIGGSVALTSYAPPSTNLLAPGKKLTGAVTQDSLEQNARLLEGVLEDFSVKGDIVSVYPGPVVTLYEFEPAPGIKSSRVIGLSDDIARSMSAVSARVAVVPGRNAIGIELPNPRRETVYLRELLASPDFVETRHKLAIALGKTIGGEPVIVDLAKMPHLLVAGTTGSGKSVAINTMILSLLYKHKPQECRLIMVDPKMLELSVYDGIPHLLTPVVTDPKKAVVALKWAVREMEDRYKKMSKLGVRNIDGFNARVAEAREKGEIISRTVQTGFDRETGEAVYEEEQMDLAVLPYIVVIVDEMADLMMVAGKEIEGAIQRLAQMARAAGIHLIMATQRPSVDVITGTIKANFPTRISFQVTSKIDSRTILGEMGAEQLLGQGDMLYMQGGGRISRVHGPFVSDVEVEKVVAHLKMQGQPEYLDAVTVEDEGEDDEADATTYAGDDEGSDLFDRAVAIVLRDKKCSTSYVQRRLSIGYNKAASLVERMEKEGVVGPANHAGKRQILIGGGIDRGAFEVGE from the coding sequence ATGCGCGCGACCACATTCGGCTTCGGCGAGATATTGCCGGAATCGGCGCGGGAATTCGCTCTCCGTCGCCTACAGGAATTTGTCGGTCTCGCTGTCATGGCGCTGACCGTCGCCCTCGGCGTCGCCTTGGCGACGTGGTCCATTTCCGACCCAAGCTTGAACCATGCGACGAACGCCGCGGTGCATAATCTTCTTGGCGCGAAAGGCGCCATCGTCGCAGATCTTGTCATGCAAATGCTCGGCGTCAGCGCGATTGTCCTTCTCGCCCCTTTGGGAATGTTCGGCTGGAGAGTTTTTTCGCATCGCGGCGTTGGCGGCATCGCGCGTTTCCTTGTTTACTGGTTTGTCGGAGTCTTCAGCGCCGCCGCTGTCGCTTCCCTTCTCCCAATGACCGATCGCTGGCCCCTGCCGACAGGCCTTGGCGGCGTCATCGGCGACGCCCTCGTTGTGTTGCCAAAGCGCTATTTCTCCCCCTTTGGCCTTGCGCTCTCAGGCGTGACTTACCTTGCGATCGCCATCCTGTCTTTGGCGGCCTCACTCGGGCCAGGCGCGCCGGATCAAGAAAATGACGAAAAGATCGACGCCACGGATTCCGGCGCCCAGCGCGACTCCTCGAAAGCCCCGCCGAACGTCCATTCCACGATTGCTCGCGATTCGACGCCTTTCCCGAAGTTTTTTTCAACTTTGTCGCTTCTGCAGAGCATTTTTCGTTTGCCCCATAGAGGCGCGAAGCCGAACCACGAGATAGCAGGCCGACAATTCAATGAATTGCGATCGACCTTCGAATATCCTCCCAAAACGATTGCCGAGGCTCACACGGGCGCGACTGGCGAAGGATCATCGTATACCGTTGAAAATCAAGGCAAACGGTTTGAACCCGTTGGACACGGAAAGAAACGGCTCCAGATTGGCCCGTCCGACTCTTCAGCGATTGGGGGCAGCGTCGCACTGACGTCATATGCCCCGCCATCAACCAACCTTCTCGCCCCAGGCAAAAAGCTCACCGGAGCGGTGACGCAGGATTCTCTTGAGCAGAACGCCCGTCTTCTTGAAGGCGTTTTGGAGGATTTCAGCGTCAAGGGTGACATAGTTAGCGTCTATCCCGGGCCTGTTGTGACGCTTTACGAGTTCGAGCCGGCGCCGGGGATCAAGTCGTCGCGGGTGATCGGGCTTTCGGACGATATCGCGCGCTCGATGTCGGCGGTTTCCGCCCGCGTCGCCGTGGTGCCGGGGCGCAACGCCATCGGCATCGAATTGCCCAATCCCCGCCGCGAGACCGTCTATCTGCGCGAACTGCTCGCCTCGCCCGATTTCGTCGAGACCCGCCACAAGCTCGCCATCGCCTTGGGAAAAACCATCGGCGGCGAGCCGGTCATCGTCGATCTCGCCAAAATGCCCCATCTGCTCGTCGCCGGCACCACCGGCTCCGGCAAGTCGGTCGCCATCAACACCATGATCCTGTCGCTGCTCTACAAGCACAAGCCGCAGGAATGCCGCCTCATCATGGTCGATCCCAAAATGCTGGAATTGTCCGTCTATGACGGCATCCCGCACCTCCTCACCCCCGTCGTCACCGATCCCAAAAAGGCGGTCGTCGCCCTCAAATGGGCGGTGCGCGAGATGGAGGACCGCTACAAGAAAATGTCCAAGCTCGGCGTGCGCAACATCGACGGCTTCAACGCCCGCGTCGCCGAGGCCCGCGAAAAGGGCGAGATCATCTCGCGCACGGTGCAGACCGGCTTCGATCGCGAGACCGGCGAGGCGGTCTATGAAGAGGAGCAGATGGACCTCGCCGTCCTGCCCTATATCGTCGTCATCGTCGATGAAATGGCCGATCTCATGATGGTCGCCGGCAAGGAGATCGAAGGCGCGATCCAGCGCCTGGCGCAAATGGCGCGCGCCGCCGGCATTCATCTCATCATGGCGACCCAGCGCCCTTCGGTCGATGTCATCACCGGCACGATCAAGGCCAATTTCCCGACCCGCATCTCATTCCAGGTGACGTCGAAAATCGACAGCCGGACGATCCTGGGCGAGATGGGCGCGGAGCAGCTCCTGGGCCAGGGCGACATGCTTTACATGCAGGGCGGAGGGCGGATTTCCCGCGTGCACGGGCCTTTCGTGTCGGATGTCGAGGTCGAGAAGGTGGTGGCCCATCTGAAGATGCAGGGCCAGCCGGAATATCTCGACGCGGTGACGGTGGAGGACGAGGGCGAGGACGACGAGGCTGACGCCACAACCTATGCCGGCGACGACGAGGGCAGCGACCTCTTCGACCGCGCGGTGGCGATCGTGCTGCGCGACAAGAAATGCTCGACCTCTTATGTCCAGCGCCGGCTTTCGATCGGCTACAACAAGGCGGCGTCGCTGGTCGAACGCATGGAAAAGGAAGGGGTGGTAGGCCCCGCCAACCACGCCGGCAAACGCCAGATTCTCATCGGCGGCGGCATAGATCGCGGCGCGTTCGAGGTCGGCGAATAA
- a CDS encoding outer-membrane lipoprotein carrier protein LolA gives MQGFRTALIGATIFVTTNCALAQKHPALTSRATKAAPQPVAEQSVPLDPQLAIQMANDYFNAAHVMTADFVQVGADGRRSEGKLYVLKPGRLRFEYALPATMEIIADGVSVAIRDRKLQTQQLYFISQTPLKFLLKDKLHLSKDVKVTGVTSNDKSTIITIEDDSTFGGTSIIKLNFDRRNFTLQQWEVTDPQGYETLVTLHNVDLKTTPDPKLFRIPPTNFWPSRNN, from the coding sequence ATGCAGGGCTTCAGGACAGCCCTTATCGGCGCGACGATTTTCGTGACGACCAATTGCGCCTTGGCGCAAAAACATCCGGCATTGACGAGCAGAGCTACAAAAGCCGCGCCCCAACCGGTCGCTGAGCAAAGCGTTCCGCTCGATCCGCAACTCGCGATTCAAATGGCGAACGACTATTTCAACGCAGCGCATGTCATGACAGCCGACTTCGTTCAGGTCGGCGCCGACGGACGACGCTCAGAAGGTAAGCTTTACGTCTTAAAACCTGGACGGCTGCGTTTTGAATATGCCTTGCCCGCGACAATGGAGATTATCGCAGATGGCGTTTCCGTCGCGATTCGCGATCGCAAGCTTCAGACGCAGCAACTTTATTTTATCAGTCAAACGCCATTGAAATTCTTGCTCAAGGACAAATTACACCTGTCAAAAGACGTAAAGGTTACAGGCGTAACGTCCAACGACAAATCCACGATTATCACCATCGAGGATGATTCCACCTTTGGTGGAACGTCTATCATTAAATTGAATTTCGATCGAAGAAATTTCACCTTGCAGCAATGGGAAGTCACCGACCCACAGGGTTACGAAACGCTTGTCACGCTTCATAATGTCGACCTCAAGACCACTCCGGACCCAAAGCTCTTCCGAATTCCGCCGACGAACTTCTGGCCGTCTCGAAATAATTGA
- a CDS encoding IS3 family transposase (programmed frameshift), which yields MTGDNPKSEVLPGRERRRRRTSAEKLAIIAETMEPGMTVSLVARRHGIAPNQLFTWRRLANQGALTATQAEEDVVPASAYRALVDQVRELQRLLGKKSMEAEILKEALEVAVGFKKTDVAVVVAADAQSTGRFAMKAVCETLGVARSNVAARIAGGAAKRMGRPPLPEDDLLCEIKGIIAEQPSWGYARVWADLRRKRRAEGAAPVNRKRVYRVMRAHGLLLQRHAGGGENRRHDGKIAVLRSNLRWCSDGFEIACDNAEKVRVAFALDCCDREALGHVATTAGVKGEDIRDLMVSAVEYRFGPVNRLPSPIEWLTDNGSCYIAGDTKHFAREIGLEPLTTPVESPQSNGMAEAFVRTIKRDYARVSPLPDAETVIRLLPSWFEHYNTRHPHRALGYRSPREFIADRLAAEAGECLSET from the exons ATGACTGGTGACAATCCGAAGAGTGAGGTCCTGCCGGGCCGAGAACGACGGCGTCGGCGCACGTCGGCGGAGAAATTGGCGATCATTGCCGAGACGATGGAGCCGGGCATGACGGTTAGCCTTGTCGCGCGCCGTCACGGCATCGCCCCCAATCAGCTGTTCACCTGGCGGCGGCTGGCGAACCAAGGCGCCCTGACCGCGACGCAGGCCGAGGAGGACGTCGTTCCGGCGTCCGCCTACAGGGCTTTGGTCGACCAGGTGCGCGAACTGCAGCGCCTGCTCGGCAAGAAGTCGATGGAGGCCGAAATCCTCAAAGAGGCGCTTGAAGTCGCCGTAGGCT TCAAAAAAACGGATGTTGCGGTCGTTGTCGCTGCCGACGCTCAATCCACGGGACGGTTCGCGATGAAGGCCGTCTGCGAAACCCTCGGCGTCGCCCGCTCGAATGTCGCCGCGCGCATTGCCGGCGGCGCGGCCAAACGCATGGGCCGACCGCCCCTGCCGGAAGACGATCTGCTCTGCGAGATCAAGGGGATCATCGCCGAACAGCCGTCCTGGGGCTACGCCCGCGTGTGGGCCGACCTGCGCCGCAAAAGACGCGCCGAGGGCGCGGCGCCGGTCAACCGCAAGCGGGTTTATCGGGTGATGAGGGCGCACGGCCTGTTGCTTCAACGTCATGCCGGCGGCGGCGAAAACCGCCGGCATGACGGCAAGATCGCCGTTCTGCGCTCCAACCTGCGTTGGTGTTCCGACGGCTTCGAGATCGCTTGCGACAATGCCGAAAAAGTCCGCGTCGCCTTCGCGCTTGATTGCTGCGACCGGGAAGCCCTCGGCCATGTCGCCACGACGGCGGGCGTCAAGGGCGAGGACATCCGCGACCTGATGGTCAGCGCCGTCGAATATCGCTTTGGCCCGGTCAATCGCCTGCCCAGCCCGATCGAATGGCTGACCGACAACGGGTCTTGCTACATCGCTGGCGACACGAAACATTTTGCCCGCGAAATCGGCCTTGAGCCGCTGACCACGCCGGTCGAAAGCCCCCAATCGAATGGAATGGCCGAAGCCTTCGTCCGCACGATCAAACGCGATTACGCGCGCGTGTCGCCACTGCCGGACGCCGAAACCGTGATCCGCTTGCTGCCGTCGTGGTTCGAGCATTACAACACACGCCATCCGCATCGCGCGCTTGGCTATCGTTCACCCCGCGAGTTCATCGCGGATCGCTTGGCCGCCGAAGCCGGAGAGTGTCTGTCCGAAACTTAA
- a CDS encoding endonuclease/exonuclease/phosphatase family protein — MKRGNWIDTLRRFTPLDQKLYTWWSYRSPNWSNSNKGRRLDHIWASQLLEPFLANIEILREARGWERPSDHVPVSLNLQF; from the coding sequence ATGAAACGGGGGAATTGGATCGACACTTTGCGGCGTTTCACGCCGCTCGACCAAAAACTATATACTTGGTGGAGCTATAGATCCCCAAATTGGTCAAATTCGAATAAGGGGCGCCGGCTCGACCATATCTGGGCCTCGCAATTGCTGGAGCCTTTCCTTGCAAATATCGAAATTCTACGGGAGGCGCGCGGTTGGGAGCGCCCATCCGACCATGTCCCGGTTAGCCTCAATTTGCAGTTCTGA
- a CDS encoding cyclic nucleotide-binding domain-containing protein translates to MSVGNKIEALKRLKLFAALELEALRLLAFAAPEVEFGSGEIVFKQGDHLKASYLVLSGAILLVNDRGGAAKNKMVGSGALIGSHGLIAEAVAANTAIAQENSATLKLSRDLFFRVLSEFPTSAAAMRKSLVQEIETFGAEVGRTQRILSTPKF, encoded by the coding sequence ATGTCTGTAGGGAACAAAATAGAGGCTCTCAAGCGGCTCAAACTCTTCGCTGCATTGGAACTCGAAGCGTTGCGATTGCTTGCCTTTGCGGCGCCAGAAGTGGAATTTGGAAGCGGGGAAATCGTTTTTAAGCAGGGCGATCATCTAAAGGCGAGCTATCTGGTATTGTCCGGGGCCATTCTACTGGTCAATGATCGCGGCGGCGCGGCGAAAAACAAAATGGTTGGATCGGGCGCGCTGATCGGATCACATGGTTTGATTGCCGAAGCCGTAGCAGCAAATACGGCGATCGCGCAGGAAAATTCAGCAACGTTAAAGCTGTCACGCGATCTTTTTTTCCGTGTTCTAAGCGAATTTCCAACGAGCGCCGCCGCGATGAGAAAATCGCTGGTTCAAGAAATTGAAACGTTCGGAGCGGAGGTGGGGCGCACCCAAAGAATTCTATCGACGCCGAAATTTTAG
- a CDS encoding response regulator transcription factor, producing the protein MSQIRRILIVDDDPLLRLSLAEQLSIHDEFVAVQAADASQALEAIRNDTIDLVIMDVGLPDVDGRDAVRRLRAEGFNKPVIMLTAHDSENDIVSGFDSGANDYVNKPFRFAVLLARIRAHLRQYELSEDATFQIGAYTFSPNTKMLVSENGAKLRLTEKETAILQYLNRAKGCVVSREDLLRDVWGYNSNVTTHTLETHIYRLRQKIENDPASAKLLLTDAGGYRLAI; encoded by the coding sequence ATGTCGCAAATCCGTCGGATTTTGATTGTCGATGATGACCCTCTTCTGCGGCTTTCCCTGGCCGAGCAATTAAGTATTCACGACGAATTTGTCGCCGTCCAGGCCGCCGACGCTTCCCAGGCCTTGGAGGCCATTCGGAACGACACCATCGACCTGGTTATCATGGACGTGGGTTTGCCTGACGTCGATGGACGAGACGCCGTCAGGCGTCTTCGCGCCGAAGGCTTCAATAAGCCGGTCATCATGCTGACAGCTCACGATTCGGAAAACGACATCGTTTCTGGATTTGATTCCGGCGCTAATGACTATGTCAACAAACCGTTTCGATTCGCGGTACTTTTGGCGAGAATTAGGGCCCATTTGCGTCAGTACGAACTGAGCGAGGATGCAACTTTCCAGATCGGAGCTTACACATTTAGTCCCAACACAAAAATGTTGGTGTCGGAAAACGGGGCAAAGCTCAGGCTTACTGAAAAGGAAACGGCTATCCTGCAATACCTCAATCGAGCGAAGGGATGTGTAGTCTCCAGGGAAGATCTTCTGAGAGATGTGTGGGGGTATAATTCAAATGTCACGACTCACACTTTGGAGACACATATTTATCGCCTTAGACAGAAAATAGAAAATGATCCTGCGAGTGCTAAGCTATTATTGACGGATGCGGGCGGGTATCGCTTGGCGATATAG
- a CDS encoding YggS family pyridoxal phosphate-dependent enzyme has product MSTIETAPAASGLVDVRARLRRACQDVGRVEDAVKLICVSKGFGHQDILPIIEAGERAFGENRVQEAVEKWPNLSSSYPDIELHLIGPLQSNKADAAVALFDVIQTLDRPKIAMAVSAAMRKTGRKPKCFVQVNTGEELQKSGVFPRDLSRFLQICRDEANLDISGLMCIPPVDQLASPHFALLNELAREFQLRELSMGMSADFELAVQMGATLVRVGSAIFGERRQYLSPMKI; this is encoded by the coding sequence TTGAGTACGATAGAAACGGCGCCGGCCGCGAGTGGACTCGTCGATGTCAGGGCGCGTTTGCGGCGAGCCTGTCAGGATGTGGGACGTGTGGAAGATGCTGTAAAGCTCATCTGTGTTTCGAAGGGGTTCGGCCACCAGGATATCCTTCCCATTATTGAGGCCGGCGAGCGGGCCTTCGGCGAAAACCGCGTGCAGGAAGCCGTGGAAAAGTGGCCAAATCTTTCATCCAGCTATCCGGATATCGAATTGCATCTGATCGGGCCGCTGCAGTCGAATAAGGCGGACGCCGCAGTCGCGCTTTTTGATGTCATTCAGACCTTGGATCGACCGAAAATTGCGATGGCGGTCTCAGCGGCGATGCGGAAGACGGGTCGCAAGCCGAAATGTTTCGTTCAGGTCAATACCGGCGAAGAGCTGCAAAAGTCCGGCGTCTTTCCACGCGATCTGTCACGCTTCCTGCAAATTTGCCGTGATGAAGCAAATTTGGACATCTCGGGCTTGATGTGCATTCCGCCTGTCGATCAGCTCGCATCTCCTCATTTCGCTTTGTTGAATGAGCTGGCGCGGGAATTTCAACTCCGAGAGCTCTCGATGGGGATGAGCGCCGATTTCGAATTGGCCGTCCAGATGGGCGCGACGCTGGTCAGGGTCGGATCGGCGATCTTCGGCGAACGGCGCCAATACCTGTCGCCAATGAAAATCTGA